One window from the genome of Garra rufa chromosome 1, GarRuf1.0, whole genome shotgun sequence encodes:
- the LOC141311089 gene encoding uncharacterized protein, whose translation MDTRDQLQELLSEYVEDTLICISTVRDFCDKQQKWSLQRETELDNMRDIKDRADQVSLKFDHVQRSENKAKAFGEYLWSGLTQVTADSRYQELEKELGSVLKDTLEGLEKLDHFLDAVEKLTVTSLFVFTGRSFLPKGESPESVRSVITAARMASPLLIHFKRNAETFFLPKLNNLDVLAFQLDKYIRITEQMCAKMEKKSKTVFWYDDIDRLKKGESAVKFSLNLSEDSMQKLLDHLKQLCKMRMDQHTRMTFIFQEHALHFIGAFSQRHSRMQQFLSDLEESAVQLDKMKKGASISTVAGSSVGIAGGVMSIVGLALAPVTAGVSLALTLTGVGLGVTSGVNSVVTGITEAAVNSHHGKNAQSIFQRYMDDVGKILDCLEQASNEERLEGLDVVDMFGAGKLIPNIGQLARGTPLALSKSARAGFITLNALFIGLDVLFICKDSISLAKGSKSEISQLIRSRAALWKSELEDWQKIHDSLCIGIWRFRKSQEVLEQLFLP comes from the exons ATGGACACCAG GGATCAACTACAGGAGCTCCTGTCGGAGTATGTAGAGGACACACTCATCTGCATTTCGACAGTGAGGGACTTCTGTGACAAACAACAAAAATGGTCCCTTCAGAGAGAGACAGAGCTGGATAACATGAGAGACATCAAAGACAGAGCAGACCAAGTCAGTCTTAAGTTTGACCATGTTCAGCGCTCCGAGAACAAAGCCAAGGCGTTTGGGGAATACCTGTGGAGTGGTTTAACTCAGGTCACAGCTGACTCCAGATATCAGGAGCTGGAGAAGGAACTGGGCTCCGTCCTGAAGGACACACTTGAAGGCCTGGAGAAACTTGACCACTTTCTGGATGCAGTGGAGAAGCTCACAGTCACCTCGCTGTTTGTCTTTACTGGACGGAGCTTCTTGCCAAAAGGAGAGAGTCCTGAAAGCGTGCGATCAGTCATCACAGCTGCCAGAATGGCCTCTCCTCTTCTCATCCACTTTAAACGAAATGCAGAAACCTTCTTCCTTCCTAAACTCAATAACCTGGACGTCCTGGCCTTTCAACTAGACAAATACATACGTATCACTGAACAGATGTGTGCGAAGATGGAGAAGAA ATCTAAGACTGTTTTTTGGTATGATGATATCGATAG ATTAAAGAAGGGTGAGTCTGCAGTGAAGTTCAGCTTGAACTTAAGTGAGGACTCCATGCAAAAACTGCTTGATCATTTGAAGCAGTTGTGCAaaatgag GATGGACCAGCACACCAGGATGACCTTCATTTTTCAGGAACACGCTCTGCACTTTATTGGTGCCTTTAGTCAGCGTCACTCTAGAATGCAGCAGTTCCTGTCAGATTTGGAGGAGAGCGCAGTTCAGCTGGACAAGATGAAAAAGGGCGCCAGTATCTCCACTGTGGCTGGCAGTTCGGTGGGGATAGCAGGGGGTGTTATGTCCATTGTTGGTCTTGCTCTTGCCCCAGTTACTGCAGGAGTGTCACTGGCTCTGACTCTGACCGGTGTCGGTCTGGGGGTGACCAGTGGTGTCAACAGTGTCGTCACAGGCATCACTGAGGCAGCAGTCAACAGCCACCATGGCAAAAATGCACAGAGCATTTTCCAGAGATACATGGATGATGTGGGGAAGATTCTAGACTGTCTGGAGCAGGCCAGTAATGAGGAGCGTTTAGAGGGACTTGATGTTGTAGATATGTTTGGAGCAGGAAAGTTGATACCCAACATTGGCCAGCTGGCGAGGGGGACACCACTAGCTCTCTCAAAGTCTGCTAGAGCTGGATTCATCACCCTAAATGCCCTTTTTATTGGCTTAGATGTCCTATTTATTTGCAAAGACAGTATAAGTCTGGCCAAAGGGAGCAAGAGTGAAATTTCTCAGCTCATCCGCTCCAGAGCAGCTCTGTGGAAATCTGAGCTGGAGGACTGGCAGAAGATCCACGATTCCTTATGCATTGGAATATGGAGGTTTAGGAAGAGCCAGGAAGTGTTGGAGCAACTCTTTCTGCCTTAG